In Malus sylvestris chromosome 15, drMalSylv7.2, whole genome shotgun sequence, a single genomic region encodes these proteins:
- the LOC126601517 gene encoding uncharacterized protein LOC126601517 → MHMQSEELLIAAEVGCFGYCLFFCREELIVLACLDPTGLPKFSTVYGKAAALTEIPNSTGLQLLAVKREEMITTVKKLKFWSRKKEKKEDSPPTLLSSPTTSTTTTATTRPLLLLILLLLNPTLGSTLTTMVGC, encoded by the exons ATGCACATGCAATCCGAAGAATTGTTGATTGCAGCAGAGGTTGGGTGTTTTGGTTATTGTTTGTTCTTTTGTCGCGAGGAGCTCATAGTGCTTGCTTGTTTGGACCCAACTGGGCTACCAAAGTTTTCCACTGTGTACGGCAAG GCTGCTGCTCTCACCGAAATTCCAAATTCCACCGGCCTTCAACTGCTCGCAGTCAAAAGAGAAGAAATGATTACAACTGTGAAGAAGCTCAAGTTTTGGTctagaaaaaaagagaaaaaagaagactCACCACCAACTCTATTATCCTCCCCCACCACCTCGACgaccaccaccgccaccacccGGCCACTATTGCTGCTCATACTCCTCCTCCTCAACCCAACCCTCGGCTCCACCCTTACCACCATGGTTGGATGCTGA